CATCTCACGGGTCAGTTTCGGCACATCTGCGGCACCGGCGCTGCCCCGCCCCGACAGAGACGGGTTTTCCATGAAGAAACGATGGCAATTAAAGGCGTTCTGGCCATCTTCGAGCGTGATGCCGCGACGGAAACTGCCATCCGGCTGCATGACCCAGCTTTGCGCCTCGTCGCGCAGGTTGGCGGCCATGATCTGGCTGACGATCTGGTCCTTGACGGTCGGCGTCGTGCATTCGACCAGCGTCTCGACCCGGCGGTTCAGGTTGCGCCCCATCCAGTCGGCCGAGGAAAAGAACACCCGCGCCCCGTCAGAGGGCAGGCCGTGGCCGTTGCCGTAGCAGACGATGCGCGAATGTTCGAGGAACCGCCCGACGATGCTTTTGACCCGGATATTGGGTGACAGGCCGGCGATGCCCGGTTGCAGCCCGCAAATGCCCCGGATCACCAGGTCGATCTTCACCCCGGCCTGTCCGGCACGGTAGAGCGCGTCGATCATGTCGCTTTCGATCAGCGAATTCATCTTGGCCCAGATCTGTGCGGGGCGGCCCGCGCGGGCATGATCGGCCTCGGCGTCGATCATGCGGATCATGTCCTTCTTCATGCTCAACGGCGAGATTGAAAGGTTCTCGAGCATCTCCGGCTGGGCATAGCCCGACAGGTAATTGAAGACCCGCGTCGCATCGCGTCCCAGCCCCGCGTCGCAGGTAAAGAAGCTGAGGTCGGTATAGATCCGCGCCGTGATCGGGTGATAGTTGCCGGTGCCGAAGTGGGAATAGGTGACCAGCTCGCCCTTTTCGCGCCGCACGACAGAGCTGATCTTGGCGTGGGTCTTCCAGTCGACGAACCCATAGACCACATGCGCGCCCGACCGTTCCAGACGGCGGGATTGCTGGATATTGGCGGCTTCGTCGAAGCGCGCCTTCAACTCGACCAGCGCGGTGACGGATTTGCCTTCTTCGGCGGCTTCGCACAGCGCCTCGACGATGGGGCTGTTCTTGGAGGTCCGGTAGAGCGTCTGCTTGATCGCCACCACGTCGGGATCGCGGGCGGCTTGTTGCAGGAAGCGGACCACCATGTCGAAGGTCTCGTAGGGGTGATGCAGCAGCATGTCCTTCTGACGGATCGCGGCGAACATGTCGCCGTCGTGATCCTGCACCCGTTCGGGCACCCGCGGCGTGAAGCGCGGCCAAAGCAGGTCGGGCCGGTTGTCCAGCACCAGTTCGGACAGGGCCGAGATGCCGATCAGCCCGTCGACCTCGATCACGTCGTCGCCGCTGACCCGGAGGGCCCGCTTGATCACCGCTTTCAGGTTGTCCGGCGCGCCAGAGGAAATCTTAAGCCGCACGACTTCGCCGCGCCGGCGCCGTTTCAGCGCGGTCTCGAATTCGCGCACCAGGTCCTCGGC
The Pseudooceanicola algae genome window above contains:
- a CDS encoding RNA degradosome polyphosphate kinase, which codes for MTEADFLNTPVPPPVTMPEIDRDGPSRFFNREMSWLGFNWRVLEEAENPAVPLLERLRFLSISATNLDEFYTVRVAGLRELAKAGSTNASDDGLTPVEQLVRINANARKLMQHQQFVLGTLRKLMTEAGISILTREDLCDDDLDYLGDIFLTRVFPVLSPLAIDPAHPFPFIPNLGFSLALQLERKRDRRALQALLPIPHQIDRFVGLPTKDGSQRFLPLEELVLVHLERLFPGYRATGACTFRVLRDSDLEVEEEAEDLVREFETALKRRRRGEVVRLKISSGAPDNLKAVIKRALRVSGDDVIEVDGLIGISALSELVLDNRPDLLWPRFTPRVPERVQDHDGDMFAAIRQKDMLLHHPYETFDMVVRFLQQAARDPDVVAIKQTLYRTSKNSPIVEALCEAAEEGKSVTALVELKARFDEAANIQQSRRLERSGAHVVYGFVDWKTHAKISSVVRREKGELVTYSHFGTGNYHPITARIYTDLSFFTCDAGLGRDATRVFNYLSGYAQPEMLENLSISPLSMKKDMIRMIDAEADHARAGRPAQIWAKMNSLIESDMIDALYRAGQAGVKIDLVIRGICGLQPGIAGLSPNIRVKSIVGRFLEHSRIVCYGNGHGLPSDGARVFFSSADWMGRNLNRRVETLVECTTPTVKDQIVSQIMAANLRDEAQSWVMQPDGSFRRGITLEDGQNAFNCHRFFMENPSLSGRGSAGAADVPKLTREMQAG